CGCACCGGGTTCGATTAAGTTACCGGGTTATCGTCCCACAGTCAAGGGAAATCCCCGCCAAATTAATGCGGCTATTCAATTAATTCGAGAAAGTCGTCGTCCATTGTTGTATGTTGGGGGAGGAGCGATCGCTGCTAATGCCCACGAAGAAGTCAAACAACTGGCAGAATTATTTAATCTCCCCGTCACTACCACCTTAATGGGTATCGGTGCATTTGACGAACATCATCCCCTGTCGTTGGGAATGTTGGGAATGCACGGTACAGCTTACGCCAACTTTGCTGTTACAGATTGCGATTTATTAATTTGCGTCGGTGCTAGATTTGATGACCGCGTGACAGGTAAATTAGATGAATTTGCCTCTTTAGCTAAAGTCATTCACATTGATATTGACCCCGCAGAAGTCGGTAAAAACCGCGTTCCCGAAGTTCCCATTGTTGGTGATGTTAAAAACGTCTTAAAAGACTTATTACGCCGATGTCAAGACGCAAATACTAAAGCCACACCTAACCAAAATCAAGAATGGTTAAACTTAATTAACAGTTGGAAACAAGATTATCCTTTAATTGTTCCCCATCACGCTGACAGCATTTCTCCCCAAGAGGTAATTGTCGAAGTTGGCACTCAAGCGCCCCAGGCATTTTACACCACAGATGTCGGTCAACACCAAATGTGGGCTGCCCAATTCCTCAAAAACGGACCAAGACGCTGGATTTCTAGCGCTGGTTTAGGAACAATGGGTTTTGGTGTCCCTGCGGCTATGGGTGTAAAGGTAGCATTCCCGGACGAAGAAGTAGTCTGTATTAGCGGTGATGCCAGTTTCCAAATGTGTTTGCAGGAGTTGGGAACACTAGCACAATATGGGATTAATGTCAAGACCTTGATCTTAAATAACGGTTGGCAGGGAATGGTGCGTCAGTGGCAAGAAGCCTTCTATGGACAGCGTTATTCATCTTCTAACATGGAAGTGGGAATGCCTGATATTGAGCTTTTAGCACAGGCTTATGGCATCAAAGGCATGGTAATTACCAAGCGGGAAGAGTTGGCAGATAAAATTGCCGAAATGCTGGCACACAATGGACCTGTAATTGTCAATGTCCACGTTACCAGAGATGAAAACTGCTATCCCATGGTAGCCCCTGGTAAGAACAACTCGCAAATGGTTGGTTTACCTAAGCCAACACCAAGAACCGCAGTTGAATCAATTTCTTGCAGCAATTGTGGCACTCAAAACCAAGCTAATCATAATTTCTGTTCTGATTGTGGAACAAAGTTGTAGTTAGATTTTGTAGGGGTTTAGTATTATGCTTTACCCTTACCTATTCAATATTATGTTTATCTTTTCTTAGAGATTTTCTATAAATTCTTCAGGTGTAATTTGTGCTTGTTTAAGAACACCGCTTACAGAAGTGTTGAATGTTAGGAAAAGATTAAAAAAAAGTACCATAATTTGATACAATCTAAAAAAATCTAGATAAAGAATTATCAAATTATGCGCTTAAAGAATTTCCCAGAAGTGGTCAAAACCAGAAGTGTTGAATGTTAGGAAAAGATTAAAAAAAAGTACCATAATTTGATACAATCTAAAAAAATCTAGATAAAGAATTATCAAATTATGCGCTTAAAGAATTTTCCAGAAGTGGTCAAAACAATATTGAAACCATTGCCCAAAAAAGATTATCCAGTTCTGGACACATTTTCATTTGTATCAGTGTGGTTACAGTATGTCATGGATAAAAGTATAGTGAGTATGAGAGATTTATTTCAAAGACTAAATAATCAAGGGATAGATTTAAAAATATCAAATTTTTCCAAGGCAAGTAAAAAGAGAGATACTCAAGTATTTTTGGAGATAATAACTGAATTAAACAATCAACTGAGAAAGAAAAAAGGAAAGGAAGAAACCCAAGCATTATTTCCTATAGATTCAACAATTATTACATTAACAAGTAAATTATTATGGAGTCAAGGATATCATCAAGTAAAACTATTTTGTGGGTTAGATAGTTTGACATCAGAAGTTGGTGGAATGGTGATTCATTTTGGGCAAGGACATGACCATAAATATGGACAAGAAACAGTAGAAGCAATTCCGTCAAAAGGAGTAGGGATAATGGATAGAGGATTTGCATCCTCCGAAAGAATATCTGAATTAAAACAACAAAAAAATAAAGCTTTTGTCTTAAGAATTAAAAATAATGTCACTTTAGAAATGCTAGAAAATGGTAATTGTAAAGTTGGCAAAGATGAAAGAGAAGTGGAAATTAGAGTAGTAGCATTTTGTGATATAGAAACTAAGAGTGAATTTCGTTTAGCAACAAACTTATTAAATGAAGGAGAAGAGCAAGTTAGTAATCAAGAGATTATGGAAATTTACATACAAAGATGGCAAATTGAATTGTTATGGAAATTCTTAAAAATGCACCTCAAGTTAGACAGACTTATGACAAAGAATGAGAATGGAATTAGAATTCAGATAATGTGCTGTTTAATCGCTTATTTGATATTGCAACTAATAGAAATACCGCAAGAATTTGGCAAAACTTTATTAGATAAACTCCGTTATCTTCAGTCCTATATGTGTCAGGAAATAAGTTATGTTCATTGGTTTAGAAAACTTATTTGGATAAGATGAAAAATAGCACTTATAGGCTAAGTTTATTTCAATATGTAAAGTTTTATTACGCTATTCAACATTTCTGGGTCAAAACAATATTGAAACCATTGCCCAAAAAAGATTATCCAGTTCTGGACACATTTTCATTTGTATCAGTGTGGTTACAGTATGTCATGGATAAAAGTATAGTGAGTATGAGAGATTTATTTCAAAGACTAAATAATCAAGGGATAGATTTAAAAATATCAAATTTTTCCAAGGCAAGTAAAAAGAGAGATACTCAAGTATTTTTGGAGATAATAACTGAATTAAACAATCAACTGAGAAAGAAAAAAGGAAAGGAAGAAACCCAAGCATTATTTCCTATAGATTCAACAATTATTACATTAACAAGTAAATTATTATGGAGTCAAGGATATCATCAAGTAAAACTATTTTGTGGGTTAGATAGTTTGACATCAGAAGTTGGTGGAATGGTGATTCATTTTGGGCAAGGACATGACCATAAATATGGACAAGAAACAGTAGAAGCAATTCCGTCAAAAGGAGTAGGGATAATGGATAGAGGATTTGCATCCTCCGAAAGAATATCTGAATTAAAACAACAAAAAAATAAAGCTTTTGTCTTAAGAATTAAAAATAATGTCACTTTAGAAATGCTAGAAAATGGTAATTGTAAAGTTGGCAAAGATGAAAGAGAAGTGGAAATTAGAGTAGTAGCATTTTGTGATATAGAAACTAAGAGTGAATTTCGTTTAGCAACAAACTTATTAAATGAAGGAGAAGAGCAAGTTAGTAATCAAGAGATTATGGAAATTTACATACAAAGATGGCAAATTGAATTGTTATGGAAATTCTTAAAAATGCACCTCAAGTTAGACAGACTTATGACAAAGAATGAGAATGGAATTAGAATTCAGATAATGTGCTGTTTAATCGCTTATTTGATATTGCAACTAATAGAAATACCGCAAGAATTTGGCAAAACTTTATTAGATAAACTCCGTTATCTTCAGTCCTATATGTGTCAGGAAATAAGTTATGTTCATTGGTTTAGAAAACTTATTTGGATAAGATGAAAAATAGCACTTATAGGCTAAGTTTATTTCAATATGTAAAGTTTTATTACGCTATTCAACATTTCTGCACCGCTTAATGTACCAACTTTTAATTCTGGATGTAATGGTACAACACAACCAATTTCACCATTGAGTGTTTGTTTTTTCATGATTATATGACTACCAGTTTGTCTAATTTGATAAAAACCCAAACGTTCTAATGTGCGAATTGCTTCTTTGCTAGAAGTTCGTGGTAATTTAGGCACAAGTAACCTCAATGCTAGTTACATATCTAGGAGAGGTTTCTGGTAAAGGAAATTCTTCTAAATAAAGTCGTGTTGCTTCTTTTAAACCTGTTATTGCTTGTTCTATTGTTTCTCCTTGATCTACTGTACCAACTTCTGGACATTCAGCGATATACATATCATCTTCTTTGTAAATTATGACTGTGAAACTGCGACTTTTCATAGTTTTCATGAGGGTTACATCTAGGTTTATTCTAACATTAAATGTAGGGGTTTAGCATTGCTAAACCCCTACCATATTCTCATTATTTTAAGCTGAGTTTGTAAATCTTTGATTGCTTGTTGTTGATTACCTATTACAGCAAATTGTCATCAAACCCGGAACAAGAACCCCACCCCCAACCCCCTCCCCGCAAGCGATGAGGGGGCTAAGATGTACCTTATATGATTGGAAATCGCTGTAAGTAGGTGGACGTGAAATAACCAAAATGTGTAACGATATGTAAATTCACCTCGATGCGTTATTATCGTTGAGTTTTAGCCATTTCAAAAAACAAAATATATTTTGATTTTCCTCCGCCCACCTACTTAACAATTCGCAAGATATTATATTATTCATAAACTATCTAAATTTAGTTCAAATTAGTAAATTATGGTAATGGGTAATATAATATAATGAAAATATATTCATAAAGAGTCATCTATTAAATGGAAATCCTCCCCAAGTTAATGCGGCAATTCAATTAATTAGAGAAAGTCATCACCCATTGTTGTATATTGGGGAAGGAGCGATCGCAGCTAATGCCCACAATGTGTTTGCAAGAGTTAGGATATATAGTAAAATCTAGTGTTAATGTCAAGACTTTTATCTTAAAGAGAGGTAATTTGGGTGTGTTCTTTGATGCTGAAAAATTAGCAGGTAAGCCGATAAAATTAGTCAGAATGCTGGTAGCAGCTAAAGCTGTCAAAATTCTAGATTTAAATAAGGTGAATGAATTAAAATTATTCCTATGCTAAACCGAATCAAAGACTTAACAACAAACATATCATCCCGCTTAGTTGAAATCCGCCGCCATATTCACGCGCATCCAGAACTTAGTGGCGAAGAATATCAAACTGCTGCCTTTGTTGCGGGTGTGTTATCCGCTAATGGCTTGCACGTAGAAGAAGGTATAGGTAAAACAGGTGTCATTGGTGAATTACAAGGAACTCAATCTAGCGATAGAATCTTAGCAATTCGCACTGATATGGATGCTTTGCCCATTCAAGAACGGACAAGCTTAGAATATGCCTCTCGGATTAAAGGAGTCATGCACGCTTGTGGACATGATATTCATACTACGGTAGGTTTGGGGACAGCGATGGTACTTTCCCAAATTGCCTCAGAATTGGGTGGAAAGGTGCGGTTTTTATTTCAACCCGCTGAGGAAATTGCCCAGGGTGCAAATTGGATGGTAAGAGATGGAGTGATGAATAATGTCGCGGCTATTTTAGGGTTGCACGTTTTTCCTTCCATTCCTGCGGGTTCAGTGGGTATTCGCTACGGTGCATTAACAGCCGCAGCAGACAATTTAGAAATTATTATTATTGGTGAATCTGGACATGGTGCGCGTCCCCATGAAGCCATAGATGCAATCTGGATTGCAGCGCAAGTGATTACATCATTGCAACAAGCTATTAGCCGTACTCAAAATCCTTTGCGTCCCGTAGTGTTGAGTATTGGACAAATTAATGGGGGAAGAGCGCCAAATGTGATTGCTGATAAAGTACAATTATTGGGAACAGTGCGATCGCTTCACCCAGAAACCCGCGACAAACTACCACAGTGGATTGAAAATATAGTTGCTAATGTTTGTAATTCTTACAATGCAAAATATCAAGTTAACTATCATCGAGGTGTACCCAGTGTCCAAAATGATAACGCCCTAACACAATTATTACAATCATCAGCGGAAGAAGCTTGGACTAATAATTGTGTACGAATTTTACCAGAACCATCTTTAGGTGCAGAAGATTTTTCTGTTTATTTAGAACACGCCCCTGGTTCAATGTTTCGTTTAGGTGTAGGCTATGAAGAGAGAATAATTAACCATCCCTTGCATCATCCTCAATTTGAAGTTGATGAATCTGCTATTATTACTGGAGTAGTCACATTAGCTTATGCAGCTTATAAATATTGGCTAAATTCAGAACTATGATTTGTGTGATTTATTTAATTTCGATGATTAATTAGTCGGAACTATGATTTCTAGTATTCATTTAATTTTCATGATTAATTAGTCAAACAAATCAAAAAAATCACAGTTGAAAATTCGCTCTTTAAATAAATTCAAGAAAATTACACTGTCAATCATGCCACCAATCGAAACTATAGATTCAAACTCATCAGAACAAACCACTAATAATTGGTATTTAGTAAGTGTCCGTTCTAAAAAAAGAGAAGTATTTTTGAAATATCTGAATTTAGCTATTAGCCAAAATCAATTACAGGATTTAGTGACAGAAATAAAAAGTCCCCAAGATGCAGTTTATCAAGATATTGTTTTATTAAAAATCAGTAATTTCAAAACTGCTTGTATACAACTTAAAAAAATTGAATGTTTCCAAAATATCGAACGGAAACCTTTAGCATTACCACAAGTGAATAGAATGTTGGGTATTGGGTAAATTTGGCTATAAATAGCTAATTACCTATTCATAAAAAATACTCCACAACCGTCAACCAACGAAATTAATTATCATTTCCACCAGGAGATTGCGGGAAGGCTGGGAGCCGCGTCTCTTTAGAGCGCGGGGGAAAGCCTACTCGTGCAAAGTTGTTAACACCGCTGAGGCAATTGTCCAAGAGGATCTAAATGTTAAGGCGATGAAGTCCCGCTGCAAACCTAAACGGCAGAAAGGACGATTTATGGCTAATGGTCAATCTGCAAAACGTGGGTTAAATCGCTCCATTTCTGATGCCAGTTGGGGCGAATTATTTTCTAAGATTGCTTGGCTGGCATTGAAGTCTGGTAAGCCAGTATTATCCGTTAATCCTAAATTTACTTCTCAAGAATGTTCGGCTTGTCATCATATTAGTAAAGCTAACAGAGATGGCGAAAAGTT
The DNA window shown above is from Anabaena sp. WA102 and carries:
- the ilvB gene encoding biosynthetic-type acetolactate synthase large subunit, with the protein product MVSSSQISLPKSENNQQSPVSNSSVPSPKRASGGFALIDSLIRHGVEHIFGYPGGAILPIYDDLYKIEAGGTVKHILVRHEQGASHAADGYARATGKVGVCFGTSGPGATNLVTGIATAYMDSIPMIVVTGQVPRAAIGTDAFQETDIYGITLPIVKHSYVVRDAKDMARIVAEAFHIASTGRPGPVLIDVPKDVALEEFDYVPVAPGSIKLPGYRPTVKGNPRQINAAIQLIRESRRPLLYVGGGAIAANAHEEVKQLAELFNLPVTTTLMGIGAFDEHHPLSLGMLGMHGTAYANFAVTDCDLLICVGARFDDRVTGKLDEFASLAKVIHIDIDPAEVGKNRVPEVPIVGDVKNVLKDLLRRCQDANTKATPNQNQEWLNLINSWKQDYPLIVPHHADSISPQEVIVEVGTQAPQAFYTTDVGQHQMWAAQFLKNGPRRWISSAGLGTMGFGVPAAMGVKVAFPDEEVVCISGDASFQMCLQELGTLAQYGINVKTLILNNGWQGMVRQWQEAFYGQRYSSSNMEVGMPDIELLAQAYGIKGMVITKREELADKIAEMLAHNGPVIVNVHVTRDENCYPMVAPGKNNSQMVGLPKPTPRTAVESISCSNCGTQNQANHNFCSDCGTKL
- a CDS encoding transposase, which produces MRLKNFPEVVKTILKPLPKKDYPVLDTFSFVSVWLQYVMDKSIVSMRDLFQRLNNQGIDLKISNFSKASKKRDTQVFLEIITELNNQLRKKKGKEETQALFPIDSTIITLTSKLLWSQGYHQVKLFCGLDSLTSEVGGMVIHFGQGHDHKYGQETVEAIPSKGVGIMDRGFASSERISELKQQKNKAFVLRIKNNVTLEMLENGNCKVGKDEREVEIRVVAFCDIETKSEFRLATNLLNEGEEQVSNQEIMEIYIQRWQIELLWKFLKMHLKLDRLMTKNENGIRIQIMCCLIAYLILQLIEIPQEFGKTLLDKLRYLQSYMCQEISYVHWFRKLIWIR
- a CDS encoding IS4 family transposase; translation: MQHFWVKTILKPLPKKDYPVLDTFSFVSVWLQYVMDKSIVSMRDLFQRLNNQGIDLKISNFSKASKKRDTQVFLEIITELNNQLRKKKGKEETQALFPIDSTIITLTSKLLWSQGYHQVKLFCGLDSLTSEVGGMVIHFGQGHDHKYGQETVEAIPSKGVGIMDRGFASSERISELKQQKNKAFVLRIKNNVTLEMLENGNCKVGKDEREVEIRVVAFCDIETKSEFRLATNLLNEGEEQVSNQEIMEIYIQRWQIELLWKFLKMHLKLDRLMTKNENGIRIQIMCCLIAYLILQLIEIPQEFGKTLLDKLRYLQSYMCQEISYVHWFRKLIWIR
- a CDS encoding type II toxin-antitoxin system HicA family toxin, coding for MPKLPRTSSKEAIRTLERLGFYQIRQTGSHIIMKKQTLNGEIGCVVPLHPELKVGTLSGAEMLNSVIKLYILK
- a CDS encoding type II toxin-antitoxin system HicB family antitoxin, which encodes MKTMKSRSFTVIIYKEDDMYIAECPEVGTVDQGETIEQAITGLKEATRLYLEEFPLPETSPRYVTSIEVTCA
- a CDS encoding M20 family metallopeptidase codes for the protein MLNRIKDLTTNISSRLVEIRRHIHAHPELSGEEYQTAAFVAGVLSANGLHVEEGIGKTGVIGELQGTQSSDRILAIRTDMDALPIQERTSLEYASRIKGVMHACGHDIHTTVGLGTAMVLSQIASELGGKVRFLFQPAEEIAQGANWMVRDGVMNNVAAILGLHVFPSIPAGSVGIRYGALTAAADNLEIIIIGESGHGARPHEAIDAIWIAAQVITSLQQAISRTQNPLRPVVLSIGQINGGRAPNVIADKVQLLGTVRSLHPETRDKLPQWIENIVANVCNSYNAKYQVNYHRGVPSVQNDNALTQLLQSSAEEAWTNNCVRILPEPSLGAEDFSVYLEHAPGSMFRLGVGYEERIINHPLHHPQFEVDESAIITGVVTLAYAAYKYWLNSEL